The following are from one region of the Magallana gigas chromosome 4, xbMagGiga1.1, whole genome shotgun sequence genome:
- the LOC105321419 gene encoding uncharacterized protein has translation MPSKKDRQRVLAEIWATPTPVDIDFFDKGDEIVVTTAKRDNVVGWWLDIFTALYPNQTYREKNELVKIKPAPGVTIKLSRKTGLMKISGKNHWGWMVANFTDVLETANNESEELDDAASLMSDNSVTRYLQLDKNVEMVQDLLDMIPEGGGIMQNDFIMKLWKSLIDDWFGCGAVVYIVTPRIDEERLFQIFLLMIRNKGTAFGVTLVIPEKGPGGEKFKKTLETTSRMMKKTRTPRANKRLVSDVKMQWALENLRVHHENFSTNFVAAYKDDEAEVLTTTAHFHKSHFHSNQKDNVCYNKLPTEDLKRNYLLPLGLSLNY, from the exons ATGCCATCTAAGAAGGACAGACAGCGAGTGCTGGCCGAGATCTGGGCCACACCGACCCCAGTAGACATTGACTTCTTTGACAAAGGGGACGAGATAGTTGTTACCACCGCCAAGAGAGACAATGTGGTGGGGTGGTGGCTGGACATCTTCACCGCCCTCTACCCAAACCAGACCTACAGGGAAAAGAATGAGCTGGTCAAGATCAAGCCGGCCCCCGGGGTGACCATCAAACTGTCCCGCAAGACTGGGCTGATGAAGATCAGCGGGAAGAACCACTGGGGGTGGATGGTTGCTAATTTCACGGACGTTCTGGAGACGGCCAATAATGAGAGTGAGGAACTGGATGATGCAGCCTCGCTGATGTCTGATAACTCCGTGACGCGATATCTACAGCTCGACAAGAATGTGGAAATG GTTCAGGATTTGCTGGACATGATTCCCGAGGGTGGAGGAATCATGCAGAATGACTTCATCATGAAGTTATGGAAGAGCCTGATAGACGACTGGTTCGGATGCGGAGCTGTTGTGTACATTGTCACCCCGCGCATTGACGAGGAGCGATTATTCCAGATCTTCCTTCTCATGATCCGCAACAAAGGAACCGCATTCGGCGTCACGCTGGTCATTCCAGAGAAGGGTCCGGGCGGAGAGAAATTCAAGAAGACCCTAGAAACCACATCACGCATGATGAAGAAAACGCGGACCCCCCGGGCCAACAAACGCCTAGTGTCCGACGTGAAGATGCAGTGGGCGCTGGAGAACTTGCGAGTGCACCATGAGAACTTCTCCACAAACTTTGTGGCGGCGTATAAGGATGACGAGGCGGAAGTGCTAACCACCACCGCCCACTTCCACAAGTCTCACTTTCATTCCAACCAGAAAGACAATGTGTGCTACAACAAACTCCCCACGGAGGACCTCAAACGGAACTACCTGTTACCCCTGGGCCTTTCCCTCAACTACTAA